Proteins co-encoded in one Accipiter gentilis chromosome 33, bAccGen1.1, whole genome shotgun sequence genomic window:
- the NTHL1 gene encoding endonuclease III-like protein 1 isoform X2 has protein sequence MSAAVSAARRLGRTRGAAGASQVPSTAGIPRHSRRRKSVTIAYESGQGDGAEQGATEPQRPHWEPRDWQQQLERIREMRRNRDAPVDEMGVEKCYDSSAPPQNKVKYIKQTTAILKQKYGGDIPRTVEELVQLPGVGPKMAHLAMNIAWDSVSGIAVDTHVHRITNRLKWVKKETRYPEETRVALEEWLPRDLWREINWLLVGFGQQTCLPVNPHCNECLNQDICPAAKRPRGIIRSLQSNKATSAQQQPGAEP, from the exons ATGTCCGCGGCCGTGTCCGCGGCCCGGCGGCTCGGCaggacccggggggcggccggag CGAGCCAGGTCCCCAGCACAGCTGGCATCCCGaggcacagcaggaggaggaagagtgtcACCATTGCCTATGAATCTGGGCAGGGGGATGGTGCTGAGCAAGGGGCTACTGAGCCCCAGAGACCGCACTGGGAGCCAAGggactggcagcagcagctggagcgcATCCGGGAAATGAGGAGGAACAGAGATGCTCCCGTCGATGAGATGGGAGTGGAGAAGTGTTACGACAGCAGCGCACCTCCACAG AACAAGGTGAAGTACATAAAGCAGACGACAGCCATTCTGAAGCAGAAATATGGGGGTGACATACCGCGTACTGTGGAGGAGCTGGTGCAGCTGCCAGGAGTTGGGCCCAAAATGGCCCACTTGGCCATGAACATTGCCTGGGACAGTGTGTCTGGGATAG CTGTGGACACCCATGTGCACAGGATCACAAACAGGCTCAAGTGGGTGAAGAAGGAGACCAGATACCCTGAGGAAACTCGGGTAGCGCTAGAGGAGTGGCTGCCCAG GGATCTCTGGAGGGAGATAAACTGGCTCTTGGTAGGCTTTGGTCAGCAGACCTGCCTGCCTGTGAATCCCCACTGCAACGAGTGCCTCAATCAAGACATTTGCCCAGCTGCTAAGAGACCCCGAGGGATCATCCGGTCTTTGCAGAGCAACAAAGCTACTTCAGCTCAGCAGCAGCCCGGAGCTGAGCCCTAG
- the NTHL1 gene encoding endonuclease III-like protein 1 isoform X1, protein MSAAVSAARRLGRTRGAAGASQVPSTAGIPRHSRRRKSVTIAYESGQGDGAEQGATEPQRPHWEPRDWQQQLERIREMRRNRDAPVDEMGVEKCYDSSAPPQVMRYQVLLSLMLSSQTKDQVTSAAMLRLREHGLTVDSILQMDDATLGQIIYPVGFWRNKVKYIKQTTAILKQKYGGDIPRTVEELVQLPGVGPKMAHLAMNIAWDSVSGIAVDTHVHRITNRLKWVKKETRYPEETRVALEEWLPRDLWREINWLLVGFGQQTCLPVNPHCNECLNQDICPAAKRPRGIIRSLQSNKATSAQQQPGAEP, encoded by the exons ATGTCCGCGGCCGTGTCCGCGGCCCGGCGGCTCGGCaggacccggggggcggccggag CGAGCCAGGTCCCCAGCACAGCTGGCATCCCGaggcacagcaggaggaggaagagtgtcACCATTGCCTATGAATCTGGGCAGGGGGATGGTGCTGAGCAAGGGGCTACTGAGCCCCAGAGACCGCACTGGGAGCCAAGggactggcagcagcagctggagcgcATCCGGGAAATGAGGAGGAACAGAGATGCTCCCGTCGATGAGATGGGAGTGGAGAAGTGTTACGACAGCAGCGCACCTCCACAG GTTATGCGCTACCAAGTTCTGCTGTCACTGATGCTCTCCAGCCAGACCAAGGACCAGGTGACATCAGCTGCCATGCTGCGCCTGAGGGAGCATGGCCTCACAGTCGACAGTATTTTGCAGATGGATGATGCGACGCTTGGGCAGATCATTTACCCTGTAGGGTTCTGGAGG AACAAGGTGAAGTACATAAAGCAGACGACAGCCATTCTGAAGCAGAAATATGGGGGTGACATACCGCGTACTGTGGAGGAGCTGGTGCAGCTGCCAGGAGTTGGGCCCAAAATGGCCCACTTGGCCATGAACATTGCCTGGGACAGTGTGTCTGGGATAG CTGTGGACACCCATGTGCACAGGATCACAAACAGGCTCAAGTGGGTGAAGAAGGAGACCAGATACCCTGAGGAAACTCGGGTAGCGCTAGAGGAGTGGCTGCCCAG GGATCTCTGGAGGGAGATAAACTGGCTCTTGGTAGGCTTTGGTCAGCAGACCTGCCTGCCTGTGAATCCCCACTGCAACGAGTGCCTCAATCAAGACATTTGCCCAGCTGCTAAGAGACCCCGAGGGATCATCCGGTCTTTGCAGAGCAACAAAGCTACTTCAGCTCAGCAGCAGCCCGGAGCTGAGCCCTAG